A single genomic interval of Tursiops truncatus isolate mTurTru1 chromosome 1, mTurTru1.mat.Y, whole genome shotgun sequence harbors:
- the HAPLN2 gene encoding hyaluronan and proteoglycan link protein 2 encodes MQGRISLPTLCHFLLPWAFTTFHRALGDSAPHPGPHYLLPPIHEVIHSRRGATTTLPCVLGAPPPSYKVRWSKVEPGELQETPILITNGLHARGYGPLGGRARMRRGHRLDASLVIAGVRLEDEGRYRCELINGIEDESVALTLRLEGVVFPYQPSRGRYQFNYYEAKQACEEQDGRLATYAQLYQAWTEGLDWCNAGWLLEGSVRYPVLTARAPCGGPGRPGIRSYGPRDRKRDRYDAFCFTSELSGQVFFVPGRLTLSEAHAACRRRGAVVAKVGHLYAAWKFSGLDQCDGGWLADGSVRFPITTPRPRCGGLPDPGVRSFGFPRPQQAAYGTYCYSE; translated from the exons ATGCAAGGCAGGATCAGTCTCCCCACTCTctgccacttccttctccctTGGGCCTTCACCACCTTCCACAGAGCCCTGGGGGACTCAG CgccccaccctggcccccacTACCTCCTGCCCCCCATCCACGAGGTCATTCACTCTCGTCGTGGGGCCACGACCACGCTGCCCTGCGTCCTGGGCGCCCCGCCTCCCAGCTACAAGGTGCGCTGGAGCAAAGTGGAGCCGGGGGAACTCCAGGAAACGCCCATCCTCATCACCAACGGACTGCACGCCCGGGGCTACGGGCCCCTGGGGGGGCGTGCCAGGATGCGAAGGGGGCATCGGCTAGACGCCTCCCTGGTCATTGCGGGCGTGCGCCTGGAGGACGAGGGCCGGTACCGCTGTGAGCTCATCAATGGCATTGAGGACGAGAGTGTGGCGCTGACCCTTCGCCTGGAGG GTGTGGTGTTTCCGTACCAGCCCAGCCGGGGCAGGTACCAGTTCAATTACTACGAGGCGAAGCAGGCGTGCGAGGAGCAAGACGGACGCCTGGCCACCTACGCCCAGCTGTACCAGG CGTGGACCGAGGGTCTGGACTGGTGTAACGCGGGCTGGCTGCTCGAGGGTTCCGTGCGCTACCCTGTGCTCACGGCGCGCGCTCCGTGCGGTGGCCCAGGTCGGCCCGGGATCCGCAGCTACGGGCCCCGCGACCGGAAGCGCGACCGCTACGACGCCTTCTGCTTTACCTCTGAGCTGTCAG GCCAAGTGTTCTTCGTGCCGGGGCGGCTGACGCTGTCTGAAGCCCACGCGGCGTGCCGGCGGCGCGGGGCCGTGGTGGCCAAGGTCGGGCACCTCTATGCAGCCTGGAAGTTCTCCGGGCTGGACCAATGCGACGGCGGCTGGCTGGCGGATGGCAGCGTGCGCTTCCCCATCACCACGCCTCGGCCGCGCTGCGGGGGCCTCCCGGATCCCGGAGTGCGCAGCTTCGGCTTCCCCAGACCCCAGCAGGCGGCCTACGGGACCTACTGCTACTCCGAATAG